In a genomic window of Punica granatum isolate Tunisia-2019 chromosome 6, ASM765513v2, whole genome shotgun sequence:
- the LOC116210683 gene encoding calmodulin-binding transcription activator 4 isoform X4 has product MVPSGYSMNDLYREAQHRWLKPAEVLYILQNHEDDQIAQEPPQHPSGGSLYLFNKRVNRFFRRDGHNWRKKKDQRTVGEAHERLKVGNVETLNCYYAHGEQNPNFQRRSYWMLDPVYEHIVLVHYRDIAQGKSSSGSIASSSAFTPSPSPSPYSTQNPGSTSIISEVNESGQNLSSPGSAEVSSNIVFKNNVVNGLGRVCREEFSSPHNFEVSKALKRIEEQLSLNDNTIKELEPFIVEDEHSNLTGFLDYETEIPTKGQYENILDGPGYAVTYQFPNEHNGVQDNLSDYATLQDIDGTGGHAVGDEEGLWTEMLESYSKPSSFDWSKPQETQGYQWSDSTTKHASFDNIKIPAHPSEVEIPETSLEDYSHLFDQIPLGMLPESSSLTVAQVQKYSIKDISPQWSYSNEATKIIMVGSFLCDPSEFSWTCMFGDVEVPVEIVQEGVLCCEVPLRSPGKVTLCITSANREACSEIREFEYRAKSNICSQCKSSPSEGPGSTEEVLHLVRLVQMLLSDSPMQQGDSSLSGISLPKSKTDDDSCSHIIEGLLDGSGTSSEAINGLLQVLLKDKLRRWLSIRSQGNDQGICSLSKKEQGIIHTVAALGFEWTLNPILSCGVGIDFRDINGWTALHWAARFGREKMVAALIASGASAGAVTDPSACDPTGRTAASIAASSGHNGLAGYLSEVALTSHLSSLRLEESELSRGSAEVEAERTINSVTRDHISINEDQLSLKDTLTAVRNAAQAAARIQSAFRAHSFRKRQEKEAAAGMHDDYGISLDDFHAMSKLSSRSTRDYNSAALSIQKKYRGWKGRKDFLALRQKVVKIQAHVRGYQVRKQYKVFCWAVGVLDKVVLRWRRKGAGLRSLRHETEMSEESEDDEDILKVFRKQKVDKAVEEAVSRVLSMVYSPDARQQYRRVLERYRQAKADLNDTAGEAAPSNSSYTVDMENEEYINPFP; this is encoded by the exons ATGGTTCCATCCG GATATAGCATGAATGATCTTTATCGTGAAGCCCAACACCGGTGGCTCAAACCTGCCGAAGTACTCTATATTTTGCAAAATCATGAAGACGACCAGATCGCCCAAGAACCTCCACAGCATCCTTCTG GCGGATCGTTATATCTTTTCAACAAGAGGGTTAATCGTTTCTTTCGCCGTGATGGCCATAACTGGCGGAAGAAGAAGGATCAGAGAACTGTTGGAGAAGCGCATGAACGCCTTAAG GTGGGAAATGTTGAAACCTTGAATTGTTACTATGCACATGGAGAGCAGAACCCAAATTTTCAGAGGCGCAGCTACTGGATGCTTGATCC gGTGTATGAGCATATTGTTCTCGTTCATTACAGGGACATAGCTCAG GGAAAATCTAGTTCTGGATCAATCGCATCATCTTCTGCTTTTACTCCCAGTCCAAGCCCCAGCCCTTATTCTACTCAAAATCCAGGCTCTACTTCCATTATCAGTGAAGTAAATGAGTCTGGTCAAAACCTTTCAAGTCCAGGCTCTGCAGAAGTTAGCTCTAATATAGTTTTCAAGAATAATGTCGTGAATGGTTTGGGTAGAGTGTGCAGAGAGGAGTTTAGCAGTCCACACAATTTTGAGGTTAGTAAAGCTTTGAAGAGGATTGAGGAGCAGCTCAGCTTGAACGATAACACCATCAAAGAACTCGAACCATTTATTGTTGAGGATGAACATTCAAATTTGACAGGATTTCTGGATTATGAAACTGAGATACCGACAAAAGGTCAATATGAGAATATACTGGATGGACCAGGATATGCAGTGACCTATCAATTTCCGAATGAACACAATGGTGTGCAAGATAACCTAAGCGATTATGCAACACTTCAGGATATAG ATGGCACTGGAGGACATGCAGTTGGAGATGAAGAAGGATTGTGGACAGAGATGCTGGAATCATAT TCAAAACCATCATCTTTTGATTGGAGCAAACCACAAGAAACGCAAGGCTATCAATGGTCAGATAGTACTACAAAGCATGCAAGCT TTGATAATATAAAGATTCCTGCCCATCCTTCTGAAGTGGAAATTCCGGAGACAAGCCTGGAGGACTACTCACATTTGTTTGACCAAATACCACTTGGAATGCTCCCTGAATCCTCAAGTTTGACTGTTGCACAAGTGCAGAAATATAGCATCAAAGATATATCTCCCCAGTGGAGCTACAGCAATGAGGCTACAAAG ATCATTATGGTTGGGTCTTTTCTGTGTGACCCTTCAGAGTTTTCTTGGACTTGTATGTTTGGTGATGTTGAAGTTCCCGTAGAGATTGTTCAGGAAGGTGTACTCTGCTGTGAAGTTCCTCTTCGCTCACCTGGGAAAGTGACACTCTGCATTACTTCTGCAAATCGCGAGGCTTGCTCTGAGATCAGAGAGTTTGAGTATAGAGCCAAGTCAAATATTTGTTCTCAGTGCAAGTCCTCACCATCAGAAGGTCCTGGGAGCACTGAAGAGGTATTACACCTTGTCAGGTTAGTGCAAATGCTTCTTTCTGATTCACCGATGCAGCAAGGAGACAGCTCCCTATCAGGAATTTCTCTACCGAAGAGCAAAACTGATGATGATTCATGTAGTCACATCATAGAGGGTCTTCTAGATGGCAGTGGAACTTCGTCTGAGGCCATTAATGGGCTTCTGCAAGTGCTTCTTAAGGATAAGCTACGCCGATGGCTTTCAATTCGGTCCCAAGGGAATGACCAGGGGATCTGTTCCCTGTCAAAGAAGGAGCAAGGCATTATCCACACAGTTGCTGCTTTGGGCTTTGAATGGACCCTCAATCCAATTCTCAGTTGTGGGGTCGGCATAGATTTTCGTGATATTAATGGTTGGACAGCTCTCCACTGGGCTGCACGCTTTGGAAG GGAAAAAATGGTCGCTGCTTTAATAGCTTCAGGAGCCTCTGCCGGAGCAGTGACCGATCCCAGTGCATGTGATCCAACGGGCAGAACTGCCGCATCAATTGCTGCTTCCAGTGGGCACAACGGACTTGCTGGCTATCTCTCTGAGGTAGCCCTGACAAGCCACCTCTCGTCCCTCAGACTCGAAGAGAGCGAGCTCTCTAGAGGCTCTGCTGAGGTTGAGGCTGAAAGAACCATAAATAGTGTAACTAGGGACCATATCTCTATCAATGAGGACCAGCTGTCTTTGAAGGATACCTTGACAGCAGTCCGCAATGCAGCTCAGGCTGCTGCTAGGATACAGTCAGCATTCCGCGCCCATTCTTTCAGGAAACGACAGGAAAAGGAAGCTGCTGCAGGAATGCATGATGATTACGGGATCAGTTTGGATGATTTTCACGCCATGTCCAAACTGAGCTCACGGAGCACGCGTGATTACAATTCGGCTGCCTTGTCTATTCAGAAGAAGTATCGAGGCTGGAAGGGTCGGAAGGATTTCCTTGCATTGCGTCAGAAAGTCGTAAAAATACAG GCTCACGTGAGGGGTTACCAGGTTAGAAAACAGTATAAGGTATTCTGCTGGGCTGTTGGCGTTCTCGATAAGGTTGTACTGAGGTGGCGAAGGAAAGGTGCTGGCTTGCGGAGCCTTCGTCACGAGACAGAAATGTCGGAAGAAAGCGAAGATGATGAAGACATCCTCAAAGTGTTCCGCAAACAGAAGGTGGACAAAGCTGTCGAGGAGGCAGTCTCTCGGGTCCTATCGATGGTCTATTCTCCAGACGCCCGCCAGCAATACCGCCGCGTGCTAGAAAGATACCGCCAAGCAAAG GCTGACCTCAACGACACGGCTGGTGAAGCGGCTCCATCGAATTCATCTTATACCGTCGACATGGAGAATGAAGAGTACATAAATCCTTTCCCATGA
- the LOC116210683 gene encoding calmodulin-binding transcription activator 4 isoform X2, which produces MVILVPAFATDYFYPDTLFATFFHFLAYTFYNHLSLFSLLMVAPLTDPNSAIDLGYSMNDLYREAQHRWLKPAEVLYILQNHEDDQIAQEPPQHPSGGSLYLFNKRVNRFFRRDGHNWRKKKDQRTVGEAHERLKVGNVETLNCYYAHGEQNPNFQRRSYWMLDPVYEHIVLVHYRDIAQGKSSSGSIASSSAFTPSPSPSPYSTQNPGSTSIISEVNESGQNLSSPGSAEVSSNIVFKNNVVNGLGRVCREEFSSPHNFEVSKALKRIEEQLSLNDNTIKELEPFIVEDEHSNLTGFLDYETEIPTKGQYENILDGPGYAVTYQFPNEHNGVQDNLSDYATLQDIDGTGGHAVGDEEGLWTEMLESYSKPSSFDWSKPQETQGYQWSDSTTKHASLEIPETSLEDYSHLFDQIPLGMLPESSSLTVAQVQKYSIKDISPQWSYSNEATKIIMVGSFLCDPSEFSWTCMFGDVEVPVEIVQEGVLCCEVPLRSPGKVTLCITSANREACSEIREFEYRAKSNICSQCKSSPSEGPGSTEEVLHLVRLVQMLLSDSPMQQGDSSLSGISLPKSKTDDDSCSHIIEGLLDGSGTSSEAINGLLQVLLKDKLRRWLSIRSQGNDQGICSLSKKEQGIIHTVAALGFEWTLNPILSCGVGIDFRDINGWTALHWAARFGREKMVAALIASGASAGAVTDPSACDPTGRTAASIAASSGHNGLAGYLSEVALTSHLSSLRLEESELSRGSAEVEAERTINSVTRDHISINEDQLSLKDTLTAVRNAAQAAARIQSAFRAHSFRKRQEKEAAAGMHDDYGISLDDFHAMSKLSSRSTRDYNSAALSIQKKYRGWKGRKDFLALRQKVVKIQAHVRGYQVRKQYKVFCWAVGVLDKVVLRWRRKGAGLRSLRHETEMSEESEDDEDILKVFRKQKVDKAVEEAVSRVLSMVYSPDARQQYRRVLERYRQAKADLNDTAGEAAPSNSSYTVDMENEEYINPFP; this is translated from the exons ATGGTTATTCTTGTTCCTGCCTTTGCAACCGATTACTTTTATCCCGACACGTTGTTTGCAACTTTCTTCCATTTCTTGGCCTACACA TTTTACAATCATTTGTCTCTATTTTCCCTGTTGATGGTGGCACCCCTCACTGACCCCAACTCTGCCATAGATTTAG GATATAGCATGAATGATCTTTATCGTGAAGCCCAACACCGGTGGCTCAAACCTGCCGAAGTACTCTATATTTTGCAAAATCATGAAGACGACCAGATCGCCCAAGAACCTCCACAGCATCCTTCTG GCGGATCGTTATATCTTTTCAACAAGAGGGTTAATCGTTTCTTTCGCCGTGATGGCCATAACTGGCGGAAGAAGAAGGATCAGAGAACTGTTGGAGAAGCGCATGAACGCCTTAAG GTGGGAAATGTTGAAACCTTGAATTGTTACTATGCACATGGAGAGCAGAACCCAAATTTTCAGAGGCGCAGCTACTGGATGCTTGATCC gGTGTATGAGCATATTGTTCTCGTTCATTACAGGGACATAGCTCAG GGAAAATCTAGTTCTGGATCAATCGCATCATCTTCTGCTTTTACTCCCAGTCCAAGCCCCAGCCCTTATTCTACTCAAAATCCAGGCTCTACTTCCATTATCAGTGAAGTAAATGAGTCTGGTCAAAACCTTTCAAGTCCAGGCTCTGCAGAAGTTAGCTCTAATATAGTTTTCAAGAATAATGTCGTGAATGGTTTGGGTAGAGTGTGCAGAGAGGAGTTTAGCAGTCCACACAATTTTGAGGTTAGTAAAGCTTTGAAGAGGATTGAGGAGCAGCTCAGCTTGAACGATAACACCATCAAAGAACTCGAACCATTTATTGTTGAGGATGAACATTCAAATTTGACAGGATTTCTGGATTATGAAACTGAGATACCGACAAAAGGTCAATATGAGAATATACTGGATGGACCAGGATATGCAGTGACCTATCAATTTCCGAATGAACACAATGGTGTGCAAGATAACCTAAGCGATTATGCAACACTTCAGGATATAG ATGGCACTGGAGGACATGCAGTTGGAGATGAAGAAGGATTGTGGACAGAGATGCTGGAATCATAT TCAAAACCATCATCTTTTGATTGGAGCAAACCACAAGAAACGCAAGGCTATCAATGGTCAGATAGTACTACAAAGCATGCAAGCT TGGAAATTCCGGAGACAAGCCTGGAGGACTACTCACATTTGTTTGACCAAATACCACTTGGAATGCTCCCTGAATCCTCAAGTTTGACTGTTGCACAAGTGCAGAAATATAGCATCAAAGATATATCTCCCCAGTGGAGCTACAGCAATGAGGCTACAAAG ATCATTATGGTTGGGTCTTTTCTGTGTGACCCTTCAGAGTTTTCTTGGACTTGTATGTTTGGTGATGTTGAAGTTCCCGTAGAGATTGTTCAGGAAGGTGTACTCTGCTGTGAAGTTCCTCTTCGCTCACCTGGGAAAGTGACACTCTGCATTACTTCTGCAAATCGCGAGGCTTGCTCTGAGATCAGAGAGTTTGAGTATAGAGCCAAGTCAAATATTTGTTCTCAGTGCAAGTCCTCACCATCAGAAGGTCCTGGGAGCACTGAAGAGGTATTACACCTTGTCAGGTTAGTGCAAATGCTTCTTTCTGATTCACCGATGCAGCAAGGAGACAGCTCCCTATCAGGAATTTCTCTACCGAAGAGCAAAACTGATGATGATTCATGTAGTCACATCATAGAGGGTCTTCTAGATGGCAGTGGAACTTCGTCTGAGGCCATTAATGGGCTTCTGCAAGTGCTTCTTAAGGATAAGCTACGCCGATGGCTTTCAATTCGGTCCCAAGGGAATGACCAGGGGATCTGTTCCCTGTCAAAGAAGGAGCAAGGCATTATCCACACAGTTGCTGCTTTGGGCTTTGAATGGACCCTCAATCCAATTCTCAGTTGTGGGGTCGGCATAGATTTTCGTGATATTAATGGTTGGACAGCTCTCCACTGGGCTGCACGCTTTGGAAG GGAAAAAATGGTCGCTGCTTTAATAGCTTCAGGAGCCTCTGCCGGAGCAGTGACCGATCCCAGTGCATGTGATCCAACGGGCAGAACTGCCGCATCAATTGCTGCTTCCAGTGGGCACAACGGACTTGCTGGCTATCTCTCTGAGGTAGCCCTGACAAGCCACCTCTCGTCCCTCAGACTCGAAGAGAGCGAGCTCTCTAGAGGCTCTGCTGAGGTTGAGGCTGAAAGAACCATAAATAGTGTAACTAGGGACCATATCTCTATCAATGAGGACCAGCTGTCTTTGAAGGATACCTTGACAGCAGTCCGCAATGCAGCTCAGGCTGCTGCTAGGATACAGTCAGCATTCCGCGCCCATTCTTTCAGGAAACGACAGGAAAAGGAAGCTGCTGCAGGAATGCATGATGATTACGGGATCAGTTTGGATGATTTTCACGCCATGTCCAAACTGAGCTCACGGAGCACGCGTGATTACAATTCGGCTGCCTTGTCTATTCAGAAGAAGTATCGAGGCTGGAAGGGTCGGAAGGATTTCCTTGCATTGCGTCAGAAAGTCGTAAAAATACAG GCTCACGTGAGGGGTTACCAGGTTAGAAAACAGTATAAGGTATTCTGCTGGGCTGTTGGCGTTCTCGATAAGGTTGTACTGAGGTGGCGAAGGAAAGGTGCTGGCTTGCGGAGCCTTCGTCACGAGACAGAAATGTCGGAAGAAAGCGAAGATGATGAAGACATCCTCAAAGTGTTCCGCAAACAGAAGGTGGACAAAGCTGTCGAGGAGGCAGTCTCTCGGGTCCTATCGATGGTCTATTCTCCAGACGCCCGCCAGCAATACCGCCGCGTGCTAGAAAGATACCGCCAAGCAAAG GCTGACCTCAACGACACGGCTGGTGAAGCGGCTCCATCGAATTCATCTTATACCGTCGACATGGAGAATGAAGAGTACATAAATCCTTTCCCATGA
- the LOC116210683 gene encoding calmodulin-binding transcription activator 4 isoform X3, which yields MVAPLTDPNSAIDLGYSMNDLYREAQHRWLKPAEVLYILQNHEDDQIAQEPPQHPSGGSLYLFNKRVNRFFRRDGHNWRKKKDQRTVGEAHERLKVGNVETLNCYYAHGEQNPNFQRRSYWMLDPVYEHIVLVHYRDIAQGKSSSGSIASSSAFTPSPSPSPYSTQNPGSTSIISEVNESGQNLSSPGSAEVSSNIVFKNNVVNGLGRVCREEFSSPHNFEVSKALKRIEEQLSLNDNTIKELEPFIVEDEHSNLTGFLDYETEIPTKGQYENILDGPGYAVTYQFPNEHNGVQDNLSDYATLQDIDGTGGHAVGDEEGLWTEMLESYSKPSSFDWSKPQETQGYQWSDSTTKHASFDNIKIPAHPSEVEIPETSLEDYSHLFDQIPLGMLPESSSLTVAQVQKYSIKDISPQWSYSNEATKIIMVGSFLCDPSEFSWTCMFGDVEVPVEIVQEGVLCCEVPLRSPGKVTLCITSANREACSEIREFEYRAKSNICSQCKSSPSEGPGSTEEVLHLVRLVQMLLSDSPMQQGDSSLSGISLPKSKTDDDSCSHIIEGLLDGSGTSSEAINGLLQVLLKDKLRRWLSIRSQGNDQGICSLSKKEQGIIHTVAALGFEWTLNPILSCGVGIDFRDINGWTALHWAARFGREKMVAALIASGASAGAVTDPSACDPTGRTAASIAASSGHNGLAGYLSEVALTSHLSSLRLEESELSRGSAEVEAERTINSVTRDHISINEDQLSLKDTLTAVRNAAQAAARIQSAFRAHSFRKRQEKEAAAGMHDDYGISLDDFHAMSKLSSRSTRDYNSAALSIQKKYRGWKGRKDFLALRQKVVKIQAHVRGYQVRKQYKVFCWAVGVLDKVVLRWRRKGAGLRSLRHETEMSEESEDDEDILKVFRKQKVDKAVEEAVSRVLSMVYSPDARQQYRRVLERYRQAKADLNDTAGEAAPSNSSYTVDMENEEYINPFP from the exons ATGGTGGCACCCCTCACTGACCCCAACTCTGCCATAGATTTAG GATATAGCATGAATGATCTTTATCGTGAAGCCCAACACCGGTGGCTCAAACCTGCCGAAGTACTCTATATTTTGCAAAATCATGAAGACGACCAGATCGCCCAAGAACCTCCACAGCATCCTTCTG GCGGATCGTTATATCTTTTCAACAAGAGGGTTAATCGTTTCTTTCGCCGTGATGGCCATAACTGGCGGAAGAAGAAGGATCAGAGAACTGTTGGAGAAGCGCATGAACGCCTTAAG GTGGGAAATGTTGAAACCTTGAATTGTTACTATGCACATGGAGAGCAGAACCCAAATTTTCAGAGGCGCAGCTACTGGATGCTTGATCC gGTGTATGAGCATATTGTTCTCGTTCATTACAGGGACATAGCTCAG GGAAAATCTAGTTCTGGATCAATCGCATCATCTTCTGCTTTTACTCCCAGTCCAAGCCCCAGCCCTTATTCTACTCAAAATCCAGGCTCTACTTCCATTATCAGTGAAGTAAATGAGTCTGGTCAAAACCTTTCAAGTCCAGGCTCTGCAGAAGTTAGCTCTAATATAGTTTTCAAGAATAATGTCGTGAATGGTTTGGGTAGAGTGTGCAGAGAGGAGTTTAGCAGTCCACACAATTTTGAGGTTAGTAAAGCTTTGAAGAGGATTGAGGAGCAGCTCAGCTTGAACGATAACACCATCAAAGAACTCGAACCATTTATTGTTGAGGATGAACATTCAAATTTGACAGGATTTCTGGATTATGAAACTGAGATACCGACAAAAGGTCAATATGAGAATATACTGGATGGACCAGGATATGCAGTGACCTATCAATTTCCGAATGAACACAATGGTGTGCAAGATAACCTAAGCGATTATGCAACACTTCAGGATATAG ATGGCACTGGAGGACATGCAGTTGGAGATGAAGAAGGATTGTGGACAGAGATGCTGGAATCATAT TCAAAACCATCATCTTTTGATTGGAGCAAACCACAAGAAACGCAAGGCTATCAATGGTCAGATAGTACTACAAAGCATGCAAGCT TTGATAATATAAAGATTCCTGCCCATCCTTCTGAAGTGGAAATTCCGGAGACAAGCCTGGAGGACTACTCACATTTGTTTGACCAAATACCACTTGGAATGCTCCCTGAATCCTCAAGTTTGACTGTTGCACAAGTGCAGAAATATAGCATCAAAGATATATCTCCCCAGTGGAGCTACAGCAATGAGGCTACAAAG ATCATTATGGTTGGGTCTTTTCTGTGTGACCCTTCAGAGTTTTCTTGGACTTGTATGTTTGGTGATGTTGAAGTTCCCGTAGAGATTGTTCAGGAAGGTGTACTCTGCTGTGAAGTTCCTCTTCGCTCACCTGGGAAAGTGACACTCTGCATTACTTCTGCAAATCGCGAGGCTTGCTCTGAGATCAGAGAGTTTGAGTATAGAGCCAAGTCAAATATTTGTTCTCAGTGCAAGTCCTCACCATCAGAAGGTCCTGGGAGCACTGAAGAGGTATTACACCTTGTCAGGTTAGTGCAAATGCTTCTTTCTGATTCACCGATGCAGCAAGGAGACAGCTCCCTATCAGGAATTTCTCTACCGAAGAGCAAAACTGATGATGATTCATGTAGTCACATCATAGAGGGTCTTCTAGATGGCAGTGGAACTTCGTCTGAGGCCATTAATGGGCTTCTGCAAGTGCTTCTTAAGGATAAGCTACGCCGATGGCTTTCAATTCGGTCCCAAGGGAATGACCAGGGGATCTGTTCCCTGTCAAAGAAGGAGCAAGGCATTATCCACACAGTTGCTGCTTTGGGCTTTGAATGGACCCTCAATCCAATTCTCAGTTGTGGGGTCGGCATAGATTTTCGTGATATTAATGGTTGGACAGCTCTCCACTGGGCTGCACGCTTTGGAAG GGAAAAAATGGTCGCTGCTTTAATAGCTTCAGGAGCCTCTGCCGGAGCAGTGACCGATCCCAGTGCATGTGATCCAACGGGCAGAACTGCCGCATCAATTGCTGCTTCCAGTGGGCACAACGGACTTGCTGGCTATCTCTCTGAGGTAGCCCTGACAAGCCACCTCTCGTCCCTCAGACTCGAAGAGAGCGAGCTCTCTAGAGGCTCTGCTGAGGTTGAGGCTGAAAGAACCATAAATAGTGTAACTAGGGACCATATCTCTATCAATGAGGACCAGCTGTCTTTGAAGGATACCTTGACAGCAGTCCGCAATGCAGCTCAGGCTGCTGCTAGGATACAGTCAGCATTCCGCGCCCATTCTTTCAGGAAACGACAGGAAAAGGAAGCTGCTGCAGGAATGCATGATGATTACGGGATCAGTTTGGATGATTTTCACGCCATGTCCAAACTGAGCTCACGGAGCACGCGTGATTACAATTCGGCTGCCTTGTCTATTCAGAAGAAGTATCGAGGCTGGAAGGGTCGGAAGGATTTCCTTGCATTGCGTCAGAAAGTCGTAAAAATACAG GCTCACGTGAGGGGTTACCAGGTTAGAAAACAGTATAAGGTATTCTGCTGGGCTGTTGGCGTTCTCGATAAGGTTGTACTGAGGTGGCGAAGGAAAGGTGCTGGCTTGCGGAGCCTTCGTCACGAGACAGAAATGTCGGAAGAAAGCGAAGATGATGAAGACATCCTCAAAGTGTTCCGCAAACAGAAGGTGGACAAAGCTGTCGAGGAGGCAGTCTCTCGGGTCCTATCGATGGTCTATTCTCCAGACGCCCGCCAGCAATACCGCCGCGTGCTAGAAAGATACCGCCAAGCAAAG GCTGACCTCAACGACACGGCTGGTGAAGCGGCTCCATCGAATTCATCTTATACCGTCGACATGGAGAATGAAGAGTACATAAATCCTTTCCCATGA